Proteins from one Deltaproteobacteria bacterium genomic window:
- a CDS encoding glycoside hydrolase family 130 protein: protein MIITGSKEPIIKRYEKNPILTRKDVPYPVATVHNAGIVKHNDRYIMLFRSHLLNGRSIIGRADSEDGFSFTVHPKPFLTPATDSIFGEYEEFGVEDLRINPVEGEHLLTYSAYSRHGVRIALARTRDFETVERIALITQADLRNVVIFPEKFGGRYVRLDRPHSEISPWSIWISYSPDLVHWGDSKVIMKPAAYHWDEMKIGPGAPPFKTDKGWLHIYHGVFKTMSGTVYRLGAALHDLDDPANIIGVSDQWILQPEAPWEVNGYVPNVVFTCGAVPEDDGTVKIYWGGADTVMCAGTAVIDDLVQLCLSVSRPPL from the coding sequence ATGATTATAACAGGGTCTAAAGAGCCGATCATCAAGCGTTACGAGAAAAACCCCATACTGACAAGAAAGGATGTGCCGTATCCCGTCGCTACCGTTCACAATGCGGGCATCGTCAAGCACAACGATCGTTACATTATGCTTTTCAGGTCGCATCTGCTAAACGGACGTTCCATCATCGGCAGGGCCGACAGCGAGGATGGTTTTTCATTTACGGTTCATCCCAAACCCTTTCTCACGCCGGCGACGGACAGCATTTTTGGGGAATATGAAGAATTCGGAGTGGAGGATCTCCGCATAAACCCCGTAGAGGGCGAACATCTTCTAACCTACAGCGCCTATTCCCGTCACGGCGTTCGGATTGCCCTTGCACGCACCAGGGATTTTGAAACAGTTGAGCGTATTGCGCTGATCACCCAGGCCGACCTTCGAAACGTGGTTATTTTCCCTGAAAAGTTCGGTGGCCGGTATGTGCGCTTGGACCGGCCGCATTCGGAGATTTCGCCCTGGTCGATCTGGATTTCCTATTCACCGGACCTGGTTCACTGGGGAGACTCAAAAGTAATTATGAAGCCGGCTGCCTATCACTGGGATGAAATGAAAATCGGGCCCGGCGCACCGCCATTTAAAACCGACAAAGGCTGGCTTCATATTTACCATGGCGTCTTTAAGACAATGTCCGGAACAGTGTATCGCCTCGGCGCGGCCCTGCATGACCTTGATGATCCGGCCAACATCATCGGCGTTTCCGATCAGTGGATATTGCAGCCCGAGGCCCCCTGGGAGGTAAATGGCTATGTCCCCAATGTTGTCTTTACCTGCGGCGCTGTTCCGGAAGACGACGGTACGGTAAAAATATACTGGGGCGGCGCGGATACGGTCATGTGCGCCGGTACGGCGGTAATTGATGACCTGGTACAGCTTTGTCTGTCGGTTTCCCGGCCGCCACTGTAG